The genomic interval GTCTCGATACGACCAACTGCTTGCCATCTGCGACCTCAATTTTGTGCGCGGCGAGGAATCCTTCGTGCGCACCCAAATGCTGGCGAAGCCCTTTGTTTGGCATATCTACCCACAGCAAGAGGAGGTTCACATCCTCAAGTTGGAAGCCTTCCTCGAACTCTATCTGGCCGATGCCCCAGAGGCGGTAAAGCACGCAATACTGGCGGCCTCCCGGGCCTGGAATCAACCGCAATTAACCAGCAAAAACAGCTGGCATCTGCTGTTAGAGCAACTACCCGCTATCGCCCTACACGCCCGGCGTTGGCAAGCTAAGCAGATGGCGAACGGCGACCTAGCCTCAAATATCGTGCATTTTTGCAGCAATCAGGTATAGTACTGCGCGTTTCGATATGCCTATAAAATTCGGTGATTAAGCTATGAAAACTGCACAAGAGTTCCGCGCAGGCCAGGTCATGAACCTTGATGGCCAAGCTTGGGTGATACTAAAAACGGAATTCAACAAATCCGGTCGCAACTCAGCCGTCTGTAAGATGAAGCTGAAGAACTTGATCACTGGCGCTTCGCAAGAGCCCGTATTCAAGGCTGACGACAAGTTAGAACCCATATTCCTTGAGCGCAAGGATGTTACTTACTCCTACTTCGCTGATCCTTTGTACGTCTTTATGGACGAGGAATACAACCAAGTTGAAGTAGAAAAGGAAAACCTCGGCGATGCCGTAAACTTTATTGTCGACGGTATGACCGAAGTCAGCGAAGCGGTTTTCTACGGCGGCAAGGCCATTTCGATCGAACTGCCAACCACCATCGTGCGCACCGTTGCCTACACAGAGCCAGCCGCCCGTGGCGACACCTCTGGCAAGGTCATGAAGCTGGCAAAATTAGACAATGGCTTTGAAGTACAAGTAGCCGCGTTTATCGAAATTGGCGAAGCCATCGAAATCGATACCCGCACCGGCGAATTCAAAGGTCGCGCTAAGGGCTAATTCAGCCTTAGTCGAAAAAGCCGCCACTGTTGGCGGCTTTTTTATGCCTGGGTGAAACTCATGCCACATTGGAGGTCTATGCTAATTTGGAACTGAGTCTGCGCCACACCTTTACTCTAGCGCTTGTCGCTCCATCAACTGCTGAGAAATTGGCAGTAACAAGTCCCCGTACTCTCGGTTCAAGTAATGATGCATTGGGTAGGTGGCTACCGGAGGATATAGGGGCTCCACGTTGGTCACCCCCAATTCCTCTATAGCTTTTGGCACTGCTAATGTATCGCCCAATAGAAGATCCACTCGGCCTGCTGATAGCTGCTTTAAACCCACCTCGACACTCCCAGCCCTATGGGAATCTAACCCAACTAATAATTGATCTGACAATACCGAGCCGCGCAGAGACACTATCGAATGGCTGCGCCAGTTTCTGTGGTCGATGTCTTCTCCTTTGCGCTTATAAAGCAAGATAGTAAACACAGTGACAGGCGGCTCGACCCGCACCAGATTAGGAAACTGATCGCCAAACTCCTTAGCGCGAATGGCTGTACCATCCAGCAGACCTGAAGCTAGATTCTGGGCACCCCGGGCCCAAGGCATATCGACACATTCAACCTCAACACCTAACGCCGCGTAGGCCTCGACCACCCTCTTATTCCAAACACTAAAAATGTCGTTGCACTCTAAGCGAAGCGAAGTGGGCTGTGCCCATACGCCAGCGCTCAATGTGAGGGCGACCGCCATGGCAACGAATCCATGCCAAGGCCAACAATGATTAACGCGACAATCCCAATGTAATTTCACGATGACACCCTTTCCTTGGCTTAACGCCAGTGTAGCGCAATAGATTTCAGGCAAAAAAAAAGCCTGGTTCAGAACCAGGCTTTTTTCTGAGCGATCAATCACTTAAGCAAACGGATGGCGCAGTACAATAGTCTCAACCCTATCAGGCCCCGTGGAGACGATATCGATAGGCGCGCCGGTTAAGGCCTCAAGGCGCGCGATGTAATTGCGCGCATTTTGCGGCAACTGCTCGAGCGTGGTGGCACCCACGGTGGACTCAGTCCAACCCGGCATCACTTCATACTCTGGCACTACCAGCGCCCAACCCTCGGCATCGCAGGGCACACCCATTTTCTCGCCGGCGGCATTTTTGTAGCCAACGCAAATTTTCACTTCTTTCAAACCATCCAACACATCCAACTTGGTCAAGCACATACCCGACATAGAGTTGATGCGAATGGCATGGCGCACGGCAACGGCATCAAACCAGCCGGTGCGACGCTTGCGCCCAGTGGTGGCACCAAACTCGTGACCTTTAACACCTAAGTACTCGCCCACATCACAAGATAGCTCAGTGGGGAAAGGGCCAGAACCCACGCGTGTGGTGTAAGCCTTGGTGATACCCAGCACATAATCCAGATACAAGGGGCCAAAACCCGAGCCGGTAGCGGTGCCGCCGGCGGTGGTGTTAGACGAGGTCACGAAGGGGTAGGTGCCGTGATCGATATCGAGCAGCGAGCCCTGAGCACCTTCGAATAAAATGCCTTCGCCGTTTTCGCGGGCACTGTGCAAAATATCAATAACATCGGCCACCATGGGCTTCAACTGTACCGCCCACTCCTTGGCCAAGGCCAACACCTCGTCGACATCGACGGCGGGCACCTTGTAGTACTGGGTCAGGGTGAAGTTGTGTAATTCCATTACTTCGCGCAGCTTTGTCTCAAACCGCTCGGGCGCGAACAAGTCGCCTAAACGCAGGCTTCGGCGCGCCACCTTGTCTTCGTAAGCCGGGCCAATGCCGCGACCAGTGGTGCCAATTTTGGCATCGCCTTTGGCTATTTCGCGGGCCTGATCTAGGGCCACGTGATAGGGCAGAATCAGCGGGCAGGCGGGCGACAAACGCAGGCGCTCGCGCACCGGCACGCCGCTATCTTCCAGACCTTTCATTTCTTTCATTAAAGCTTCAGGCGATAGCACCACGCCATTGCCGATCAGGCAGGAGACGCCCTCGCGCAAGATGCCCGACGGGATCAAATGCAAGACGGTTTTCTTGCCGTTGATAACCAGCGTGTGACCGGCATTGTGGCCGCCTTGAAAACGCGCGACGATAGAAACCTGATCGGTCAGCAGATCGACGATCTTGCCCTTTCCCTCGTCACCCCATTGAGTGCCTAATACAACGACGTTTTTGCCCATGACTCGAATAACCTTTTACTTGCTGATCGGTTTAACTAGGTATTGACCGTTGTCGAGCACGAGCTCGCGGTCACAATTTAATTCTTCACGTACTAGCGAGCTTTCACTGAGCGTACAGACCACGCGCTCGCCCTGCTGGCGCAACTGTTGAACGGCCTGCCAACCCAAGGTATCAGACACCTCTGGCGCCAAAATACCTGGCTCTAACAAGCCCACCGTTGAACCGAGCGTGTTTAATGCGCCTAAATCGACGGCAAAACCGGTGGCCGGGCGGGCGCGACCAAATACTTCGCCGATATGATCGTAGCGGCCGCCATTGGCGATGGCCTGGCCATAGCCCGGCGCAAAAGCCGCAAACACGAGACCGGTATGGTAGTGGTAGCCACGTAATTCACTGATGTCAAAATACAAGTTGGCGGCTGGGTAGCGCTCGGCAATCACCGCCGCTATCTGCTGCAGCTCATCGATCGCCTGTAACGCGTCGGGCACATACTCAGACAATAATTTGCGCGCCTGCTCCAGCACCTCGACACCACCGCACAGCGCCGGCAGTGCCCGGATCAACTTGGCAATATTGGGCTGGGCAATTTGTTCGGCCACCCACGCATCGATGTCGCTCACCGCTTTTTGCTGCAGCAAGGTAAACAGCGCCATTTCTTGCTGATCATCTAATTGCGTTGCAGCGGCCAAGGCACGGTAGATACCCACGTGGCCCAAATCGATGTTGAGCTGCTTAACACCGGCGGTTTGCAGCGACTCTAGCAGCAGTGACACCACTTCAATATCGGCGCTCAAACTCGCCTCGCCAAAGAGCTCGACCCCAGCCTGAATCGGCGTGCGCGTAGCCAGTGGGCTTTTCGGCCGGGTGTGAACCACGTGACCGGCATAGCACAGGCGGTTGACGCCTTCGCGCTTAAAAGAATGGGCATCCATGCGCGCAGTTTGTGGCGTGATATCTGCGCGCAGCCCCATGGAGCGACCCGATAATTGGTCGGTCACCTTAAAGGTTAGCAAGTCGAGATCTTGACCCAGGCCGGTCAATAGCGAATCGGTAAACTCGAGTACGGGCGGTATGACCAAGTCATAGCCCCAACGGTGGTAGAGGTTGAGCATATCGCGGCGCAATTGCTCAATATCTTCCGCCTGCGCTGGCAGTATTTCGGCAATGCCATCAGGCAGCAACCATCGATCAGCATAGGTCATGTAATGCAGGGCCTTTTTGATGTCTTAACTGGATCACTTAATGATGTACAAGAGCCCAGCACCTATAACCATGCTGGCAAACCCCATCGTGCGTAGTTGGCGATCGTTCACCGTGGCCATGGTTACCACCAAGCCGCGCCAGCGACCTGGGTTTAGGAATGGAATAATGCCTTCTATCACGAGCATCAAACAAAAGGCCTTACCTAACTCTTCCCACATAACTCACCACGTGACTTTTAACACGAGTCTGCGCCACATATCGCCAATCAAACGCCGTTTTACGCCATAAAAGGCAAGTTTTGGCCGTTTTTAACACAAAAAAACCGGGCGCAAGGCCCGGTGATTTTATCTGGCTTGTGTGGCAGATCACCGAAAGGGGCGCATTCTACCACCCTTTGTGGGTGAATGTTGAACAAAAAACCCCGGTAAAGGTGGTTAATACCTACATTTACTGGGGTTAATCAGACTACTTCTTGCCCTGTGCATCCTTCAGGTAGCGGAAGAACTCACTGTCTGGGTCCACCAGCATAATGTCGTCTTTGTTTTGGAAAGCTTTTTTGTAGGCATTCAAGCTGCGCACAAAGGTGTAAAACTCAGGATCTTTGTTATAGGCAGCCGCGTAAGTAGCCGCCGCTATGGCGTCTCCCTCACCGCGAATACGCTCGGCATCGCGATAGGCCTCGGCCTCAACTACCACCTTTTGGCGATCGGCATCGGCGCTAATAAATTCCGCCTGCTCTTTACCTTTTGACCGGTGTTCGCGCGCTTCGCGCTCGCGCTCGGAGGTCATACGGCTATATACGGAACCACTCACTTCAGGCGGCAACTCAATCTGCTTGACCCGCACATCGATCAACTGAATACCGAGCGAACTGCGGCTAAAGTCATCTAAGTTTTGGGTTAACTTTTCCATCAACTCGTCGCGCTCGCCACTGACCACATCAAGTAATGAACGGCGAGCAAACTGGTTGCGCAGGCCTTCGTTGATACGCTGCGCCATCAATCGATCGGCCGTCATTTCATCGCCGCCGGTGGCAGTGTAAAACTTATCCACGTCTTGGATTTTCCACTTGGCGAAATAATCGACAATCATGCCTTTCTTTTCCACCGTCATGAAATTTTGCGGCGCTGTATCCAGGGTCAAGACGCGGCCATCAAATTTGCGCACCTCGTTGATCATAGGCCATTTAAAGTGCAAGCCGGGCTTTAAATCGGCCTGTACCATTTTACCGAACTCGAGCAGCACAGCGCGCTCGGTTTCTTTAACCACATAAACCGAATTTGATACAACTAACAGCGTTAAAGCAGCTACAGCCAACGCTAACATTGATTTACCGTTCATTAGCGAACCTCCCTGCGGGTACTGGCGGCTTCACGACGCAATTGTTCCATTACCTGGTTGCTCACTTCGCGAATCACATCAGGCGAAATATCGCTGCGATCTATGCTCGCAGAGCGCTGCTTAGTGATTTGATCCAAGGGTAAGTACAGCATGTTATTGCCGCCCTCAACATCCACCATGATTTTTGAACTGCTGGTCATGACCGACTCAATCGCATCTAGGTAGAGACGATCGCGGGTTACCTTTGGGGCTTTTTTGTATTCCACCAATAGCTGCTCGAAACGCGACGCCTCACCGGTAGATTCCGCCACAACGCGGGCTTTATACGCATTGGCTTCCTCAAGGATGCGCTGCGCTTTACCGCGTGCTTCCGGCACTATGCCGTTTAAGTAGGCTTGGGCTTCGTTCTTGTAGCGCTCTTCATCTTCACGGGCTTTGTTCACATCGTTAAAGGCCGCTTTCACTTCTTTCGGCGGCAGCGCATCTTCCATGTTGACCGTTTCCACGTGAATACCGGTGCCATAAGAGTTCAAATACTCTTGCAAGCGGGTCATCACATCGGCGGCAATTTTGGTACGCCCTTCGGTCAAGACTTCGTGCATAACCGTGCTGCCAATAACGTGACGCAAGGCTGAGTCAGTGGCTTCTTTCAAGCTGTTCTCGGGGTTCTTCACATTAATCACGAAATCTTTTGCGCTAAGAATGGAAAATTGAACCGAGAGATTGACGTCAACAATATTTAAATCTTCCGTCAGCATGGTCGACTTTGAACTGTGTAAACGCACCTTAGTAACGTTCACTTTGGTGACGCTATCAACCAGCGGTGGGTTCCAGCGCAAACCCGAACCTTTTTCTTCATGGAACAAGCCGAAACGCAGCACCACCGATTTCTCTTGCTCGTCTACCTGGTAGAAACCGGCAATACCGTACAGAATACCTGCTGCAACAAGAATCAAACCAAAGAAGCCAGCAGTAAAACTGCTACTGCCACCCGATCCGCCATTGCCGCCAAACATACCACCGAGACGCTCCTGAAACTTTTTAATCATTTCATCCATATCTGGTGGGCCATCGTTCTTGCCGCCTTTGCGACCGCCCCAAGGGTCTTGATTGTTTCCGCCGGGCTCATTCCAAGCCATGTTAGTCTCCATCAGAAGTAATAAATTTGTCTGCTAGCCAAGGCCTGCAGTGTACCAATGTTTTGCCTTCAACGCCGGTTTAACATCGGTGTGATTGTGTCGGCTACACCTTACATAAATGTGCGTTAACCAGCCTCTAACTGCGGGTGACCTAAGTTATGCCAAGGCGAGTCGGCCAGGGCAATATTTTCCGCGCTAAGCAGGCGCATTAAATCAACCCGGCCAATGCGCACATCCAGCTCGTAAGAGCCGTCGTCAGCACTGGCTTCGGCGAGCACCGCATTGTGCTGGTACAGTTTGGCGCGCAACCTCGCCCACTTAATCGGCAAGATTACCCGTTGATGCACTATCTCCTCGCCCAAGCGCTCGGCCATGGCCTGCAACAATAAGTCAATACCAGCGCCCGTTTGCGCCGAAAGCCACACCGCCAGCGGCATGCCTTGATCGTCGCGATCGATACGTGGCTCAAACTGATCGAGCAAATCAATTTTGTTAAACACCCGCAACTGTGGCAACTCGTGCGCGTCAATTTCCTCTAGCACCACCTCAACCTCATCGATATTGCGCTGGCGCTCTTCACTGGGCGCATCGATCACGTGCAGCAATAAGGTTGAGTTAGCCGCCTCTTCCAAGGTCGACTTAAACGCTTCTACGAGTTTGTGCGGTAGATGGCTCACAAAGCCCACGGTATCGGCCAAAATCGCCGTGCCCACATCGCGCAAGTCGATGCGGCGCATGGTGGGGTCAAGGGTTGCGAACAACTGATCCTTCACGTACACACCGGCATCGGTAATTCGATTAAATAAGGTCGATTTACCGGCGTTGGTATAGCCCACCAAGGATACCGTTGGAATATCGGCGCGAGTGCGCGAGCGACGCGCCTGATCGCGCTGCCGGCGCACGGCGGCCAAACGGGACTCAATAAAGGCAATGCGACCGCGCAACAAGCGTCTATCGGTTTCCAGCTGGGTTTCACCCGGGCCGCGCAAGCCGATACCGCCTTTCTGGCGCTCCAAGTGAGTCCAGCCGCGAATTAAGCGTGTCGACATATGGCGCAACTGCGCCAACTCGACCTGCAACTTACCTTCGTGGGTGCGTGCACGCTGGGCAAAAATATCCAGAATCAGACCGGTGCGATCGAGCACACGGCATTTCAGCACGGCTTCGAGATTGCGCTCTTGGCTTGGCGAAAGGGTGTGGTTAAAAATCACCAACTCGGCTTCATGCAAGGTTACAAGGTCTTGTAACTCCTCCAATTTGCCGCTGCCCATGAACGTGCGAGCATCGGGCGACGCGCGTTTTCCGGTGAGAAAGGCCACGGGATCGCCGCCGGCGGAAAGCACCAGCTCTTCGAATTCACGTGGATCGTTGGTTTCTAATTTGAGATTGAAATCCAGGTGAACTAGCACCGCTAGTTCACCGGAATCGGGACGTTCAAAGAACAAGACTACCCCTAAGGCTTAACAGCCTAAACTTAATCCTCAGCGACTTCGTCTTCCGCTTCGCCATCCGCTGGGTTCAGCATCGGCACGCGAACTGCACGCGAGGGCACTACGGTGGAGATGGCATGCTTATATACCATCTGACTTACGGTGTTTTTCAACAACACAACAAACTGATCAAAAGACTCAACCTGGCCTTGCAACTTAATTCCATTTACTAAATAAATAGATACGGGAATACGTTCTTTACGCAAAACATTCAAATAAGGGTCTTGTAAGCTATGCCCTTTTGACATGTTTATTCTCCTTAATAATCAACAATAAAAGTTGCGAATACCCTGTTCACAAGAATTGTGACAGGCGCAACAGCAAGCAAGATAACTGACTGGTGGCCCCAAAAAGGCACACTACTGCCCATTATATGGTTGCAACCCCTAGGCAGTTCAAGGCCTCGTTCACAATTTCTTGATGAAAAAGGGCTTTTCCGGCCGAATCGTCAGTATAGACCCATTTAAGATTTGGCCAGTTTCGCAACCAGGTCAGCTGGCGCTTGGCTAATTGACGGCTCGCAGCAACACCTTTTTCCACCATCGTGGGGTAATCGTACTGCCCTTCAAGATGCTCCCACACTTGGCGGTAGCCCACGGCGCGTATAGCCGGTAAATCTTTATGGAGGTCTTTGCGCGTCATTAGACCGCGCACTTCGTCGATAAATCCCGCCGCCAGCATTTTCTCAAACCGCAATGCGATGCGCTCATGCAACACCCTGCGCTGGTGTGGGCCTACGGCCAATTGAGTCACATTAAAACGCTCGACGAAAGGCGCGCCTTGGCTGGCCTGTTGCTCGGCGCGCAGCTGGCTCATGGTTTTGCCGCAACTGCGGTACACCTCGAGTGCGCGGGAAATACGTTGCGAGTGATTCGGGTGCAATTCGGCTGCGGTCGCAGGGTCGATGGCAGCCAGCTCCGCGTGCATCGCAGGCCAGCCTTTTTCGGCCGCTTCCTGCTCCACCTGCGCGCGCAGCGCCGGCTCGGAGCTGGGCATATCCGCCAGACCATCGAGCAGGGCTTTGAAATACAGCATAGTGCCTCCCACCAACAGGGGAACTCGCCCCTGTGCGTGGCTCGCGCCAATGGCGCGCTCGGCATCTTTGACAAATTGCCCGGCATTGTAGGGTTCGGCCGGGTCGCAAATATCGATGAGTTGATGGGGTGCTTGCGCTTGTTCTTGCGCCGAGGGTTTGGCCGAGCCGATATCTAAGCCTTTATAAACCAGCGCCGAGTCAACGCTGATCAAATCCAAGGGTAAATATTGGCGCAGCGCGATCGCCAAATCGGTTTTACCCGAGGCAGTCGGGCCCATTAAAAAGATGACCTGCTTGGGCTGGGTCATTACTGACCCCGCAAAAATAGCTTGTCGAGCGCGTCCATGCTCTGCAGAAACCACGTGGGCCGGCCGTGGTTGCACTGGCCACTGCGCTCAGTGGCCTCCATATCGCGCAGCAAACCGTTCATTTCGGGGATGGTTAATTTGCGGTTGGCGCGCACCGAGCCATGACAGGCCATGGTCGCGAGCAGCTCGTTAATGTGATGGCGAATACGATCGCTACTGCCGTGCTCGCTCAAATCCGACAACACGTCGCGCACCAGCTGTTCGACTTTCGCCTGCCCGAGAATTACCGGTATTTGGCGAATCAGCAAGGTTTCCGGCCCAGCTCGCTCTAAGCCAAAACCGAGCGAGGAAAAGATCTCTGCGTGCTGCTCGGCCAAATCGGCTTCTTTTTCGCTCACGGGAATACTCTCCGGCACCAGCAACGGTTGGGCGACCAAACCCTCACCCTCAAACGCCGCTTTCATGCGCTCGTAGGTAATGCGCTCGTGCGCAGCGTGGGCATCCACCACAATCAAGCCCTGGGCATTTTCAGCCAGAATGTAGACGCCTTTTAAATGGGCCACGGCAAAGCCGAGCGGCGGCATTTCTGCTGGGCTATCGCTGAGCGAGTGCAGGCTTTGTGCGGGCTGGTGCAACGCGCCGTACTGCTGCATCTGTTGAGCAACTTGACCAGGCTGCGGGTGGCTTGGTTGGTATTGACTGGGCTGGGTTTGCGAGAGCTGGCCATAGCCGTGATTTGACGACGGCCCGACGCCAGCAAACTCGGCGCGCTGCGGCACTGCCAAACCTAAACTCGACTGCGGGCCGAACTCGCCGCTGGTTAGGCCGCCAGCAGGCACTGCGATGGCTTCATTTTTTTCCAGCTGGTCTTGTGGCCGCACATCGGCCAAGGCGTGGTGCAGGGTGCGAAATAAAAAGTCGTGCACTAAACGGGAATCGCGAAACCGCACTTCGTGCTTAGTGGGGTGCACGTTAACATCCACCGTGGCCGGGTCTAGCTCTAAATACAACACATAGGCCGGATGCCGGCCGTGGAATAAAACATCTTGGTAGGCTTGGCGCACCGCATGGGTCACCAGCTTGTCTTTAATGGCGCGTCCATTGACATAAAAATGCTGAAGGTCTGCCTGCGAGCGCGAAAAAGCTGGCAAGGCTACCCAGCCCCACAACTTTAAACCGGCGCGCTCCACCTCTACATAGAGTGCATTTTCCATAAACGCGGAACCGCAAATCTGGCCAACGCGGCGCTCTTGTTCGATGCGCGTATTGGCCGCGCGCCAGCTGTGCACGGGGCGATTGTTGTGGGTCAAACTAAATGCCACATCGAAGTGAGACAAGGCCAAGCGCTTGACCACATCCTCTAAACGGCCGAATTCAGTTTTTTCTGTGCGCAAAAATTTCCGCCGCGCTGGGGTATTAAAAAATAAGTCGCGCACTTCCACCGTGGTGCCGCGCGGGTGCGGCGCCGGCATCAGTTCGGTCTCCATGTCCCGACCTTCAGAGCGCGCGCTCCAGCCGGCCGAGGGCAGCTCAGTTTGATTAGAACTGATTAACAAACGCGATACCGAACTGATGGACGCCAAGGCTTCGCCGCGAAAACCCAAGGTAGCAACGGCTTCCAAGTCGTCTAACTCATAAATTTTACTGGTGGCATGGCGGCTAAGCGCCAGTGGTAAGTCGTCTTTATCGATACCGACGCCATTGTCGCGCACGCGCATCAACTTAACGCCACCTTCATCGGCCTCAATTTCTAAACGCGAACTGCCAGCGTCAATGCTATTTTCCAGCAGTTCTTTAATAACCGATGCAGGCCTTTCAACCACCTCACCGGCGGCAATTTGGTTGGCGAGACGGGGCGATAATAATTTTATAACGGAAGACATTAGGATGCGGGTATCTGTAAAGTTTGACCAATTTTGATGGAGGAGCCATTGATATTATTGGCTTTGCGAATATCGGCCACCGAGACATTGTGCCGGCGGGCAATCGCGGAAAGGGTATCGCCGCGGGCGATTACATACTCGCGCGCCGGCGTGCCTTTGCCACCGCGCTTTTGCCAGGCTATGTAAGTATCTGACGGCGCTACGTCGTAAAAATAATCGGTGATACCGTTAAAAATCGCGCGCGCCATTTTTTCACGGTAGCTTGGGTTAGCGAGGTTTTTCGCCTCTTGCGGATTGGAAATGAAACCCGTCTCCACCAAAATCGATGGCACATCGGGTGATTTCAACACCAAAAAGCCGGCCTGTTCCACGTGATTTTTATGCATGTGGGCAACTTTTTTCATCGAGTTCGCCACCCGCTCTCCCACGGTTAAACTGTGGCTTAAGGTGGAGGTCATGGAGAGATCGACCAACACCGAGGCGAGCATTTCATCGCGACCATTGAGAATAGTGCCCTCGCCGCCGAACAAATCCGCTTCGTTTTCGCGCTGCGCTAAAAACCGTGCCATTTCACTGGTGGCGCCGCGCTCCGACAACGCAAACACCGAGGCACCGCGGGCATTTTTGTTGGTGAAGGCATCGGCGTGAATCGACACAAATAAATCCGCGCGCTCGTTGCGCGCCAGATCCCGGCGTTTTTCTAGCGGAATGTAGTAATCGCCTTTGCGCGTCATCACCGCGCGATAACCGGGCTCTTTATCCACCAGTTTTTGCAGCTCGCGGCTGATCGCCAATACCACATCTTTTTCCCGCAGCCGGCTTGGCCCGAGTGCGCCTGGGTCTTCACCACCGTGACCGGCATCGATGGCGATAACGATATCGCGCTGCGCGGTGGGGATTTTTGCCTCGATGGTTTTTTCGATTTTAATTTCGCTATCGAACAGGTCGATCACCAAGCGA from Simiduia curdlanivorans carries:
- the mutL gene encoding DNA mismatch repair endonuclease MutL gives rise to the protein MSSVIKLLSPRLANQIAAGEVVERPASVIKELLENSIDAGSSRLEIEADEGGVKLMRVRDNGVGIDKDDLPLALSRHATSKIYELDDLEAVATLGFRGEALASISSVSRLLISSNQTELPSAGWSARSEGRDMETELMPAPHPRGTTVEVRDLFFNTPARRKFLRTEKTEFGRLEDVVKRLALSHFDVAFSLTHNNRPVHSWRAANTRIEQERRVGQICGSAFMENALYVEVERAGLKLWGWVALPAFSRSQADLQHFYVNGRAIKDKLVTHAVRQAYQDVLFHGRHPAYVLYLELDPATVDVNVHPTKHEVRFRDSRLVHDFLFRTLHHALADVRPQDQLEKNEAIAVPAGGLTSGEFGPQSSLGLAVPQRAEFAGVGPSSNHGYGQLSQTQPSQYQPSHPQPGQVAQQMQQYGALHQPAQSLHSLSDSPAEMPPLGFAVAHLKGVYILAENAQGLIVVDAHAAHERITYERMKAAFEGEGLVAQPLLVPESIPVSEKEADLAEQHAEIFSSLGFGLERAGPETLLIRQIPVILGQAKVEQLVRDVLSDLSEHGSSDRIRHHINELLATMACHGSVRANRKLTIPEMNGLLRDMEATERSGQCNHGRPTWFLQSMDALDKLFLRGQ
- a CDS encoding N-acetylmuramoyl-L-alanine amidase; the encoded protein is MMRPLAILVLCIVSLSAPWAVAATIDSARLWRAPDHTRIVFDLSGPVEHSIFTLSNPDRLVVDISSVKLKSSLAELPLTDTPIRSVRTAPRNQDDLRIVLDLSASVRPRSLVLKKFGDKADRLVIDLFDSEIKIEKTIEAKIPTAQRDIVIAIDAGHGGEDPGALGPSRLREKDVVLAISRELQKLVDKEPGYRAVMTRKGDYYIPLEKRRDLARNERADLFVSIHADAFTNKNARGASVFALSERGATSEMARFLAQRENEADLFGGEGTILNGRDEMLASVLVDLSMTSTLSHSLTVGERVANSMKKVAHMHKNHVEQAGFLVLKSPDVPSILVETGFISNPQEAKNLANPSYREKMARAIFNGITDYFYDVAPSDTYIAWQKRGGKGTPAREYVIARGDTLSAIARRHNVSVADIRKANNINGSSIKIGQTLQIPAS